The region CTCCATGAACAGACCGCGCTCGGCGCACCAACCATGCTCGCGTTCAACGTGAAAATCCAGCCATGCCTGCAGATCCAGTTCAGTCCCTTGAGGTTGCTGGCGCAGCCACTGGCGGTCATTGCGCACGTGCTCGAATTGGCGTCGCAGACGCAGCGCCGAAACCTTCAGCCGTGGCGGCAGCGGCTGCGCTTCACAATCACGGGGCACCATCATTTGCAGATTGACGAACGCGTCCTGCATCTGCTGTTTGCGATAGTCCCACTCGGGCAACTTGATGCCCTCGCCCAGCGGAATATCGTCAACATCCGCGGGAGGCAAATCCAGGTGCAGCTTTAAGCCGCCACCCTTGCGCAGGCGGGTGCTCGACAGGGTCAATTCGTCCAGGTCGTCGGCGACCCTGGCGGCGTCCGAGTCTTCGCTGTCATCCGACCAGCGATCCAGGTCCACGTGCTCGGTCCAACTGAACAGGTTCTCCAGCCGCACCACCAACAAACCACCGTCGCGGGGGCTGTCATCAAAGCGTTTGGCGCGTTTGCGCCCGCCTTTCTGCTCGCCTGGCAGCGTCGTCAACGACTCTTCGGACTCCTCACCCAGATCGGCAGCCAGCGGACTGGCGAGATGTTGCGGCGGGTATAACCACAACGGCAACGGCCACGCCGCCCTTTCGCTGCGCGGAAAATTCTCGACACTGCCAGGCTCGCGTAACGCCTGACATAGCGCGCGCTCCAGTGCCGCTTCACTGCGGTTCAACGAAGCAGGGTCTGGGCGCAATTGCAGATGGGCGTCGACCAGTCGCTGGTAACGCGCGCGCAACGCTGGGTAGCGCCGCAACAGCCGTTGCGTCCAGCGCTGGTTGTCCCGCCCCCAATGCCGCATCTGATCGGCCTGCGCTGCCAGCAGCGCGAGCCAACGATAGAGTTCCTCGTTAAGGGCCACTTCAGGGAAGACCGCGAGGCTTGATGGCAGACGAAGGCTATTTTCGTCACACCATGCCAAGGGCACTTGTTTGCAGGTGCCGGCGATCTGCTGCAGTACGTTGCGTCGCAACAATAGATCGCGGACG is a window of Pseudomonas sp. DC1.2 DNA encoding:
- a CDS encoding nitric oxide reductase activation protein NorD: MAFTVELEEWVGSVWHRFITRRASPDFPEARVELANQQRSLALLFRAMGGANGIGVEAASVRDLLLRRNVLQQIAGTCKQVPLAWCDENSLRLPSSLAVFPEVALNEELYRWLALLAAQADQMRHWGRDNQRWTQRLLRRYPALRARYQRLVDAHLQLRPDPASLNRSEAALERALCQALREPGSVENFPRSERAAWPLPLWLYPPQHLASPLAADLGEESEESLTTLPGEQKGGRKRAKRFDDSPRDGGLLVVRLENLFSWTEHVDLDRWSDDSEDSDAARVADDLDELTLSSTRLRKGGGLKLHLDLPPADVDDIPLGEGIKLPEWDYRKQQMQDAFVNLQMMVPRDCEAQPLPPRLKVSALRLRRQFEHVRNDRQWLRQQPQGTELDLQAWLDFHVEREHGWCAERGLFMEQRQTRRDLACLLLADVSMSTDAHLNDEHRVIDVIRDSLLLFGETLSGLGDDFALYGFSSLRRQQVRMQELKSFTQRYDDNTRGRIQGLKPGYYTRMGAAIRQATHLMGRSKRRSKLLLLLTDGKPNDLDVYEGRYGVEDTREAVLEARRQGLTPFCITIDREAGDYLPYMFGANGYTLICQPEQLPLRLPHLYRQLTQR